The following proteins are encoded in a genomic region of Cryptomeria japonica chromosome 11, Sugi_1.0, whole genome shotgun sequence:
- the LOC131066461 gene encoding probable serine/threonine-protein kinase PBL1, translating into MECFVRPKNTRKMYATAMNNKPASPVHPLVEVKDGGTVNWPMNIHSLSPLPLPLPLPHNSNSTSPSLKSGVPQPRFSLCSKDEILSCALQSFSHQEISTACNCFSQEQCVYKGLDRVVYRASLMVEATVAHLLNPKPYKEFVMEVNRMASLQHPCLCKLIGFHAGESGDRMVVYERLANGGLDQLLLYSRANGNGSSPIDWSNRMKIAFGVAQGLAFLHEQRSFQVMYSEFRAANVQIDKDFNPKLSDYGFACEAQVSCNSSTTIGYLAPETVKRGNVSRKSNVWSFGVMLLELLTGGHPKDERDLMKWAVPFLSEESRLIMIMDPRLSISNISLQTAKAVADLVLKCLREEPSDRPTMRAIVETLKSLPDIRCCVSPKFPLKEPTSLASIKHEDYHIYEQASPKSAGMLYQPRNWPQYVRTTNLKNPPTYCS; encoded by the exons ATGGAGTGTTTTGTGAGGCCTAAAAACACCAGGAAAATGTATGCTACAGCAATGAACAACAAACCTGCTAGTCCTGTACATCCCTTGGTGGAGGTTAAAGATGGTGGCACTGTGAATTGGCCCATGAACATTCATTCTCTCAGTCCTCTTCCCCTTCCCCTGCCTCTTCCTCATAATAGTAATTCAACAAGCCCTAGCTTAAAATCTGGTGTCCCACAGCCCAGGTTCTCTCTATGTTCAAAAGATGAGATACTCAGCTGTGCATTGCAATCATTCTCCCACCAAGAGATCTCCACAGCATGTAATTGTTTTAGTCAAGAACAGTGTGTGTATAAGGGATTGGACAGAGTTGTTTACAGAGCATCTCTGATGGTTGAAGCTACTGTAGCTCATCTTCTCAACCCCAAG CCATACAAGGAGTTCGTTATGGAAGTGAACAGGATGGCTTCTCTACAACATCCATGTCTGTGCAAATTGATTGGCTTCCATGCAGGGGAGAGTGGAGATCGCATGGTGGTCTATGAGAGACTTGCTAATGGGGGCTTGGATCAGTTGCTTCTTTATAGCAGGGCAAATGGAAATGGGTCCTCCCCAATTGATTGGAGCAACAGAATGAAAATTGCTTTTGGTGTGGCCCAGGGTCTTGCATTTTTACATGAACAAAGATCATTCCAG GTCATGTACAGTGAGTTCAGGGCTGCAAACGTCCAGATTGACAAGGATTTCAATCCCAAATTGTCAGACTATGGATTTGCTTGTGAAGCCCAAGTCTCCTGCAATTCATCTACG ACAATAGGATATCTTGCTCCTGAGACTGTAAAGAGAGGGAATGTGAGTAGAAAGAGCAATGTGTGGAGCTTTGGGGTAATGCTGTTGGAGTTGTTAACAGGAGGGCATCCCAAGGACGAAAGAGATCTGATGAAATGGGCTGTACCCTTTCTAAGTGAGGAGTCGAGGCTCATTATGATAATGGATCCCAGATTGAGTATATCAAACATCTCACTCCAAACAGCCAAGGCAGTAGCAGACTTAGTTCTAAAATGCCTGAGAGAGGAGCCATCAGATCGCCCAACTATGAGAGCAATCGTAGAAACCCTCAAGTCTCTTCCAGACATAAGATGCTGTGTCTCCCCCAAATTTCCATTGAAAGAACCCACCTCCCTAGCTTCAATAAAACATGAAGATTACCATATTTATGAGCAGGCATCGCCAAAAAGTGCTGGCATGCTGTATCAGCCTCGGAATTGGCCACAATATGTAAGGACAACGAACCTCAAGAACCCACCTACTTATTGTTCATGA